The genomic stretch TTGTCCGCCATCCACTCCGCACGCACCGTCCCGAACCGGCCCTGCACCAGGTCGTCGGCCGTGCCCTCGAGCCCGCTGTCGACGAACACCTCGTTGATGAGGGAACGCGAGGTGCCGAAGTCCGTCAGCGTCAACGCGGGCACACCCCGAGCAGCGGCTTCGAGGACCGCCGTCGAGCTGATCGTCACGAGCGCCACGGCCCGGTCGAGGTGCACCGACATCGGACCGGCCTCGACCACGAGGTTCGACGGCGCATCGGTCGGCAGCAGATCGGCGTACGGGAAGGTCTCGCGGTGCGTCTGCTGCTCGCCGGCGGCCGCGCGGGTCTTCACGACGACGCGCCACTCCGGGTGTGCGCGGGCCGTGTCGGCGAGCCAACCGACGACGCGGCGGCGGTCGTCCTCCTCCGCGGGCACGCTCGGCTGCGCGGCGAACACCACGGAGTCGCGCACCACCCCGGCGCGCGGCGCTCCCGTCGACCGGGCGAACGGCAGCGTCGCGAGGGCGAACGACGGCTCGACACCGCCGGCGGTCGCCAGGCTCCGGTACTCCCGGACCTCGCGGTGGCTGTGCAGCACGAACAGGTCGGCGCGCGCCCGCAGGAACACGCCCTTCCACTTCGCCGGGAACGAGATGCCCGGCAGCCCGGTGAACAGCACCGGCCGCCGCGGGACCGACCGGAGGACCTGGTCGATGAGGACCTCCGCAACGGGGCCGATGCAGGACACCAGGACCGCGTCCGGCGGGTCGGCCTGGAGGCGCGCCACCACCTCGTCCACGCTCAGCGGCTCGGGAGGTGCGAGGTCGATCGGTCCCAGACGGGCATCGACGTCACGGAACGCCGCCCGCAGCTGGGCCGGACTCGCCGACCGTGGCGTCGCCACCGTCAGCAGTTCCAGCGACCAGTGCGCCGGTGCCGCCGAGAGGAGGTGGGCGCCCCACTTCGCGAACGAGTCCGTGTCGACCAGGCCGACCACCCGTCGGCGGCGAGGCGGCGTGCCGGCGGGGTGGCGTGCCTCCCGGCCGGCAGTCGCCCTGTCGTCGTTCGCCGCAGCGCTCACGCACCCACCCGACGGAGCTTGGCGAGGGGCGCCTGCTCGCCGGGGAAGATGCGCTTGACGCCGTCGCCCATGGCCGTCTCGATGATGCGGATGTCGCGCACCAGCGTGCGGAGACCGTGCGGCTCGAGCGATGCGGCGTGGTCCGAGCCCCACATCGTGCGGTCGAGGGTGATGTGCCGCTCGACGGCCGTGGCGCCGAGGGCGACGGCCGCGAGGGAGATCTGGAGGCCCGGCTCGTGACCCGAGTACCCGACCGGCACGCCCGCGTAGGCGTAGCGGTTCGCGAGGGTCTCGATCATGCGGAGGTTCGCCTCCTCCGGGGGGAGCGGGTACGTCGAGGTGGCGTGCAGGATCACGAGCCGTTCGGTGCCGAGGGTCGAGACGGCGCGGTCGATCTGGTCCATCGTCGACATGCCGGTCGAGAGGATCACGGGCTTGCCGGTCGCGGCGACGGCGGCGAGCATGCCGAGGTCCGTCACCGACGCCGAGGCGATCTTGTAGGCGACGACGTTGAGGTCCTCGAGGAAGGCGACCGACGGCTCGTCCCACGGCGACGCGAACCAGTCCAGGCCACGGAGGGTCGCGTGGTCACCGATCTCGATGTACTGGTCACGGTCGAACTCGACGCGGTAGCGGTAGTCCAGGTAGGTCATGTCGCCCCACGGGGTGCTGCGCGGCATCGCCTTCATGTGCTCGGGCGTCGAGATCTCCGGCGTCCGCTTCTGGAACTTGACGGCCTGCATGCCGGCGTCGGCGGCGACGTCGATGAGCTGCTTGGCGATCGCGACGTCGCCGTTGTGGTTCAGGCCGATCTCGCCGATGAGGTAGGCGGGGTTGCCCGCGCCGATGGTGGAGAGGCCGATGCGGACGCTCATGGTGCTCCGTTCTCCGCTGCGGAGGACCGCGCGGGGTGAGGGTCGGTGGGGCGGGGTGCGGGGGTGCTCGTGCGCGAGCGGGCGGAAGCGCTGGGTGCGGTGGCGGTTGGGGCTGGCATTCCGCCCGCTCGCGGGGTGGGCGCGGCCGGGGACGCGACCGCGGGCTGGTCTGCGGGGGCGGCCTCGGCCTCGACCTCGAGGAGGGGTGCCAGCGCGGACGCGAGGGCCAGGTCGTGCGGCTCGTCGATGTCGATGGCAGTCGAGGCCGGGACGACTGCCAGCTCGACGCGGCCCACGAAGCGGTGGCGGGCCTCCCGGAAGGCGGCGACGCGGACCGCGTAGAAGGCGCCGGTCTCGCGGAACTCCGGTGCCCGGTCCTGGCGGCGAGGGCGCGTGGCGGCGTCGTGGTTGACCGCGACGGCGGAGCCGTCCTCGGCGAGGCGCCAGAGGAAGGCGTGCGAGGGGGCGGCGGCGAGCACGGAGTCGGCCGCACCCTCGAGGACACGGTTCGCGGCCCGGTCGAGGTCGGCGGGATCGATGAACGGCGAGGTCGCCTGGAGGAAGAGGAGGACCTCGGGGCCGCGGCGCGCAGCCCCGTCCGGGTTCCGGGGCGCGACCGTGTCGAGTGCGTGCAGGAGCGCGGACTCCGACGAGGCCTCGTCACCCGCGAGGTCTGCCGGACGCCGGACGACCCGTGCTCCGGCCTCGACGGCCTCGGCAGCGATCGCGTCGCCGTCCGTGCTGACGACGACCTCGTCCACCGTCTCGGCGGCGAGGGCTGCCGTGACCGCCCGTGCGACCAGCGAGCGGCCGGCGACCTGGCGGAGGTTCTTGCCCGGGATCCCCTTCGAGCCCGCTCGTGCTGGGATCACCGCGATGACACGGGGCTCGGGGCTCATGGGGGAAACGTAGGGAGCGGCGGTGACGCTGAGAGGAACGGCAGGGAGACGGGCGGCGAACCGTTCCGGAAGGGGACGCGGGCGGGCGGCCGTGCGGCTAGCCGGGAGGCGCGTGGTGCGTGAGTGGGCGGAGTACCCGGGTGCGGTGGCGCCGGGAGGCGCGTGGTGCGTGAGCGGGCGGAGTACCCGGGTGCGGTGGCGCCAGGCCCTGGTGTTCCGCCCGCTCACGCCGGGCGGGCTGGTACGGGCGAGCGCACCTGTCCTAGGGTCAGGGGATGCTCGGCGCCGACGACGTCCTCGATCCTCCGCCTCGACGGGTCCTCGTCGCGGGGACTGCCGGCGTCGGCAAGACGACGACGGCGCAGCGCATCGCGCGGGCGATCGGCGCTCCCCACACGGAACTCGACGGGATGTACCACGGGCCCGGGTGGACGGCGCTACCGGACTTCGAAGCTCGGGTGGACGAGGTGACCTCCGCTCCGACCTGGGTCTCCGAGTGGCAGTACCGACAGGTGCGGCAGCTCTTGGTCGAGCGCGCGGACACCCTCGTCTGGCTCGACCTGCCGAAGCCGGTCGCGTTCGTCCGTCTCCTGCGACGGACGATCCGACGGCGCCTGCACCGCACGGTCTTGTGGAACGGCAACGTCGAACCGCCGCTGTGGACGTTCTTCACCCGCAGCGAACACATCCTGCGCTGGGGCATCGCGAAGCGGAACGAGATGCGGCAGCGGGTACCGGTGCTGGCTGCCGACACCCCGCACCTCCGTGTCGTTCACCTGCGATCGCAGCGGGAGATCGAGCGGTTCGTCGGGCGGCTGCGCACGCGTACCGAATAAGATCGTCGGCGTCCGCCCCCGTAGCTCAGTGGATAGAGCAGGTGGTTTCTACCCACCGTGCCGCGGGTTCGATTCCTGCCGGGGGCACCGACGACGAAGGCCGCCACCCGGTGATGGGTGGCGGCCTTCGTGGTGTTGCTGGTGTCAGCTCACTCGTCGTCGTCGGACCGGCGGCGGAGCTCGCTCGCGCTGACCGGGTTCGAGTACGGGGACTCGGACGTCTCGTTCGCATCGGCGGGTTCGGCGGGAGCGTCGGCGATCCGGGTCGGGATCGACATCGTGTTGGTGCCGCCGGCAGCATCGACGTCGACGCGAGAGTCGCCACGGTCGTTGCCGCGAGCGTCGCCACGGTCGTTGCCGCGAGCGTCGCCACGGTCGTTGCCGCGAGCGTCGCGGCTGTCGTCGTCGCGGGAGGCGCCGCGCGCTGTCCAGGACGCCGGGAGGTCGTTCCGACCGTTCCGCTCGTCGCGGACGATCGGCGCGCGGTCAGCAGAGCTGGGGCGACCCGAGCCGACCGGGACGTCGTCCACCGCATCGGCGTTGTCGGCGTCGGTCGTGTCGGCACCGGAGCTGCGGGAGGCGGACCAACCGCGGTTCGGCGATCCGAACGCGGGGGAGCCGAGCGCCGGTCGGATCGGGGTGGTCTCACCGTCGGAGTACGGCCGCGTCGCGTTGTCCGAGATCGGCACCGTACTGTCCGAGATCGGCACGGTGGCGTCCGAGCCGTACGAGGGACCGGCGGGGCGACCGGCCGGTGCGGCGTTCGTGTCCGGGTAGGCCTGCGTGGGGGCGGCGGCCGCGGAACCGGCTCCGGCGGCCGGAGTGGCCCGAGCGCTGGTGTCCACGGTGGGCGCGACCGTCGGCTGCGCAGGGCGGAGCGACGTCGTGGTCGGGGTGGGCGCCGGTTCGGGGCTGCGGGACGAGTCGACCTTGTCCGCGTTCCAGTCCTGCTGGCGCTTGATGAGCTCGGCGTCGGGGTCCGGGGAGTCGAACTTCCAGCGCTCGAGATCGCTCTTGAAGAGCTTGCGTGCCCGAGCCGGCCGAGCCTGCCACTCGAGGATGCGGTCACGGAACTCGCTCAGCGACTGCTCCGCCTGGAAGCTGAAGGTCGAGGAGTTCTTCTTGATGTCCGCGATCTCGTGCTGTGCCCAGTTCGCCGCGATCGGTGCACCGGCGACGGGCAGCAGGCGGAGGCGGATGTCCGCGTCCTCGGCGAGGTGGTCGGCGTACGAGCGTTCGTCGTGCCCGAGGGAGCCCCAGTTGGCGGCCTTCCGCGCCGCGGACACGAGTCCGGCGACGGCGGCGTTCTTCGCCTCGCGCTCCTGGAGCGCGACGACGCGCTTCGTCGCCGCGCGGCCGATCAGGGCTGCGACGATGCCCGCGACGACGATCGCGACGAAGGGGATGATCGCCCCCGACAACACGCGCCAGCCCGCATCGGACGAGGTCCAGTCGTTCAGGTCGTTCCACCACTGCATGCGCGCACCATACGTCGGGATCGGTCAGGGTCTGGGGATGACAGGCGGAGGAACCGCACATCCATCGCATCTGATTCCGATGTGGAACATCATCACCAGCGGAGGGTGTCGACGGCGTCGTCGGCGTCCCAGACGTTGGGGAGCTCGACGAAGCGGCGTTCGGCAGCGACGTACCGACGGGCTCGGTACGCGGTGTCCCCGGCAACGTCGACGCGGTCCACGTACCCGACGATCTCGCCGTTGGCGCGTGTGACGCGGCTCAGGTCGTCGCGCACGTCGAGGATGCGGAGGTCCCCGCGGGACCGGGCCACCGGTCGAGGCGAGTGGATGCTGAGCCGGGCGTCCGTCGTCGTCTGCATGGGGGCCTCCTGGTCGTGGGGTGTGTCTCGAAGGTACGTTCGACCACCGACATGTCATCGGGCCGCGTCCCGACCTGGGGAAGACGCACGGGCCTCCCGGCGTTGTGGAGGACAGTTCTCGCAACGGCTCTCCCGAGCCCCGGAAGGCAGGTCCTGACCATGACCACGTTCGTGCTCGCAGGTGGGTGTTTCTGGTGTCTGGACGCGGTGTACCGCACGCTGCAGGGCGTGCAGGACGTCGTGTCCGGCTACGTCGGCGGGCGCGACCCGCACCCGACGTACGAGCAGGTGTGCACCGGGACGACCGGCCACGCCGAGGCCGTCGCCGTCACGTTCGACGAGTCCGTCCTGCCGGCGCAGGTCGTCCTCGACGTGTTCTTCACCCTCCACGACCCGCGCCAGCTGAACCGTCAGGGTGCCGACGTCGGGACCCAGTACCGCTCGGCGATGTTCCCGGCGGACGACGAGCAGCGCGCACTGTTCGAGCAGGCGATCGCGCGTGCGTCCGACGTCTGGGACGGCGGGATCGTGACCACGCTCGAACCGCTCGGCGAGTTCCACCGTGCCGAGGAGCACCACCAGGACTTCTTCGCGAAGAACCCGGGGCAGGGCTACTGCCTGGCGGTCGCGCTCCCGAAGGTCAACAAGGTGCGCAAGGCATACAGTCGGTACATCCTGGCGTCCTGACACGACGGGGCGTCGGGGCCACGAGGAGGTGGTCGCACGATGACGAACGACACGCTGCAGAACGCGGACGCGACGACGGGGACCTGGGTCGCCGTCGGACCGGCAGGCGCGGTGGGCACCATCCACCACGATGCCGACGGGTTCCGTGTGGAGCTGTACGGGCGACGTGGCCCGGGCGGGACCTACCCGTCGCTCCAGTCCGCCAAGGGCGCGGTGCACAAGGCGATGGGTCCGCTCGCGGACCGGCCCGAGTTCCGCGCACACTGATCCGGACTGGAGGCTCCGATCACCTTCCTGCACAGGGAGCGTGATCGGGGCCTCTTCTCCACATCGTCGTCGACGACGGCCCGCAGGCGTCTGCGCTGGCCGACGATCGACGCATGAACGACACGATCACGGTCTGCGGCATCGTCGCCACCGAGCCCCGCCACCTCGTCACCGAGACGGGCATCGCCATCACGAGTCTCCGGCTCGCCTCGCCGTCCCGCCGCTGGGACCGCCAGACGTCGACCTGGGGCAACGGTCCGACCAACTGGTACACCGTCACCGCCTTCCGGTCCCTCGCCGCCAACGTCAACCGGTCCCTGAGCAAGGGGGACCGGGTGGTCGTCACCGGGCGCCTCCGCATCCGGAACTGGGAGCGTGACGGCCGCGGTGGGACGAGCGTCGAGATCGACGCCGAGGGCATCGGCCACGACCTGGCGTGGGGGATCAGCAACTGGATGCGGCTCCCGCGGCACGTGACCGAGGCGACCGCTGCTCCCGGGACGTCACCGCGGGTCGATCACGAGACCGGCGAGGTCCACGACGACACCCCGGACGCCGCGCATCCGCCGGTGGACGCAGCACCGGACGACACCCACCCCGACGACCACCAGGGCACCGACGACACCGTCGCCGCACTGCTGCACCCCGATGCCGACGAGCCGCCGGAGCACCCGCTGGGGCTCGACGCGGCCTGATCTCGACACCGCGCCCACGGGGACCCGGTGTCGTCACTACACTTGGAGCGATATGGCTGAGTACATCTACCAGATGGTCCGCGCCCGCAAGGCGGTCGGTGACAAGCTGATCCTCGACGACGTCACGATGTCGTTCCTGCCCGGCGCCAAGATCGGCGTCGTCGGGCCGAACGGTGCCGGCAAGTCGACGATCCTGAAGATCATGGCGGGGCTCGACCAGCCCTCGAACGGCGAGGCGAAGCTGACCCCCGGCTTCACCGTCGGCATCCTCATGCAGGAGCCCGAGCTCGACGAGACGAAGACGGTCCTCGAGAACGTCCAGGAAGGCGTCGGCGAGATCCACGGGAAGCTCGCACGCTTCAACGAGATCTCCGCGCTGATGGCCGAGCCGGACGCCGACTTCGACGCGCTGCTCGCCGAGATGGGCACCCTGCAGGAAGAGATCGACGCGGCCGACGCGTGGGACCTCGACTCGCAGCTCGAGCAGGCCATGGCCGCGCTCCAGTGCCCGCCGAGCGACGAGCTCGTCACGCACCTGTCCGGTGGTGAGAAGCGCCGCGTCGCACTCTGCAAGCTCCTGCTGCAGAAGCCCGACCTGCTGCTCCTCGACGAGCCCACCAACCACCTGGACGCCGAGAGCGTGCAGTGGCTCGAGCAGCACCTGCAGCAGTACCACGGTGCCGTCCTCGCCGTGACCCACGACCGGTACTTCTTGGACCACGTCGCCCAGTGGATCGCCGAGGTCGACCGTGGTCGTCTCTACCCGTACGAGGGCAACTACTCGACCTACCTCGAGAAGAAGCGCGCTCGTCTCGAGGTCCAGGGCAAGAAGGACGCGAAGCTCGCCAAGCGTCTGACCTCCGAGCTCGACTGGGTGCGCAGCAACACGAAGGGCCGTCAGGCCAAGTCCAAGGCCCGTCTCGCTCGTTACGAGGAGATGGTCACCGAGGCCGAGCGCACCCGCAAGCTCGACTTCGAGGAGATCGTCATCCCCGTCGGCCCGCGTCTGGGCTCGCAGGTCATCGACGCCGAGAAGCTGCACAAGCAGTTCGGTGAGCGCGTCATCATCGGCGACCTGTCGTTCACGCTCCCGCGCAACGGCATCGTCGGCGTCATCGGCCCGAACGGCGTCGGCAAGACCACCCTCTTCAAGACGATCGTCGGCCTCGAGCCCCTCGACGGCGGCACGCTGAAGATCGGCGACACGGTCGACATCTCGTACGTCGACCAGAGCCGTGGCGGCATCGACCCGAACAAGAACCTGTGGGAGGTCGTGTCCGACGGACTCGACTACATCCAGGTCGGCAAGACCGAGATCCCGTCCCGTGCGTACGTCTCGCAGTTCGGGTTCAAGGGCCCGGACCAGCAGAAGCGCGCCGGCATCCTCTCCGGTGGCGAGCGGAACCGCCTGAACCTGGCGCTGACGCTCAAGCAGGGCGGCAACCTGCTGCTCCTCGACGAACCGACGAACGACCTTGACGTCGAGACGCTGGGCAGCCTCGAGAACGCGCTGCTCGAGTACCCCGGTTGCGCCGTGGTCATCACCCACGACCGGTGGTTCCTCGACCGCATCGCGACGCACATCCTCGCCTGGGAAGGCCTGAACGAGGACGGCACGCCGAACTGGTACTGGTTCGAGGGCAACTTCGAGGCCTACGAAGAGAACAAGATCGAGCGCCTCGGGGCCGACGCTGCGAAGCCCGGCCGCGCGACGTACCGCAAGCTCACCCGGGACTAGTCCCGGTGGCACGCCTGCACGCTCCGATCCGCATCCGCTGGAGTGACATCGACGCCTACGGGCACGTCAACAACTCGGCGATGCTCCGGCTGCTCGAAGAAGCACGCGTGCTGGCGTTCTGGGCGCCGGACCCCGACGAGGTCGACGAGTCGGGGTCCGCGCCGGAGCCGGTGATCGACGGCCGGCCCGGATCGGGGACCATGACGGTGATCGCGGCCCAGCGCCTCGAGTACCTCGCCTCGACGCCGTACTTCCGTCGACCGCTCGACATCCAGCTGTGGATCGGGCGGATCGGCGGCGCCAGCCTCGACATCTCGTACGAGGTCTGGTCGCCAGTCGGCCACGAGCCAGCCGAGCTCTACACGCGAGCCACCACGACGCTCGTCCTGGTGGATGCGGACACCAACCGGCCGCGGCGCCTCACCGACGTCGAGCGTGCCGCCTGCCAGCAGTACGTCGAGCCGCCGGTCTCGTTCTCGCGGCCCTGACCGGTCCAGACCGGCCCTGAACTGAGCTGAACGGACCGGCTTTGCGCCGACAGGTCCGGCCTTGCACTGACAGGTCCGGTCCCGCCGACCGCACCGGCCATCGGGTCTGATCGACCGCGGTCCGCCAAGCTTCGGTCAGTCGCCCGCCAGGTTCGGTGAGTCGCCCGGCCGGTCTCGGTCAGTCGTCCGCGGGGACGCGCATCATGCC from Curtobacterium sp. MCLR17_032 encodes the following:
- a CDS encoding N-acetylneuraminate synthase family protein; the encoded protein is MSVRIGLSTIGAGNPAYLIGEIGLNHNGDVAIAKQLIDVAADAGMQAVKFQKRTPEISTPEHMKAMPRSTPWGDMTYLDYRYRVEFDRDQYIEIGDHATLRGLDWFASPWDEPSVAFLEDLNVVAYKIASASVTDLGMLAAVAATGKPVILSTGMSTMDQIDRAVSTLGTERLVILHATSTYPLPPEEANLRMIETLANRYAYAGVPVGYSGHEPGLQISLAAVALGATAVERHITLDRTMWGSDHAASLEPHGLRTLVRDIRIIETAMGDGVKRIFPGEQAPLAKLRRVGA
- a CDS encoding acylneuraminate cytidylyltransferase family protein; the encoded protein is MSPEPRVIAVIPARAGSKGIPGKNLRQVAGRSLVARAVTAALAAETVDEVVVSTDGDAIAAEAVEAGARVVRRPADLAGDEASSESALLHALDTVAPRNPDGAARRGPEVLLFLQATSPFIDPADLDRAANRVLEGAADSVLAAAPSHAFLWRLAEDGSAVAVNHDAATRPRRQDRAPEFRETGAFYAVRVAAFREARHRFVGRVELAVVPASTAIDIDEPHDLALASALAPLLEVEAEAAPADQPAVASPAAPTPRAGGMPAPTATAPSASARSRTSTPAPRPTDPHPARSSAAENGAP
- a CDS encoding methyltransferase, whose protein sequence is MTNDTLQNADATTGTWVAVGPAGAVGTIHHDADGFRVELYGRRGPGGTYPSLQSAKGAVHKAMGPLADRPEFRAH
- a CDS encoding DUF6716 putative glycosyltransferase, which gives rise to MSAAANDDRATAGREARHPAGTPPRRRRVVGLVDTDSFAKWGAHLLSAAPAHWSLELLTVATPRSASPAQLRAAFRDVDARLGPIDLAPPEPLSVDEVVARLQADPPDAVLVSCIGPVAEVLIDQVLRSVPRRPVLFTGLPGISFPAKWKGVFLRARADLFVLHSHREVREYRSLATAGGVEPSFALATLPFARSTGAPRAGVVRDSVVFAAQPSVPAEEDDRRRVVGWLADTARAHPEWRVVVKTRAAAGEQQTHRETFPYADLLPTDAPSNLVVEAGPMSVHLDRAVALVTISSTAVLEAAARGVPALTLTDFGTSRSLINEVFVDSGLEGTADDLVQGRFGTVRAEWMADNYFHHAADDDWADRAEELMRLRDAGRLVDRPAARRSRGGALRRAWERRNALGDHDRSVIGRVAALIGTPIRAVKRSVRQVRRVMRPTSTPIVAPVSVERLRHRDEELVTGRDAR
- a CDS encoding AAA family ATPase, with the protein product MLGADDVLDPPPRRVLVAGTAGVGKTTTAQRIARAIGAPHTELDGMYHGPGWTALPDFEARVDEVTSAPTWVSEWQYRQVRQLLVERADTLVWLDLPKPVAFVRLLRRTIRRRLHRTVLWNGNVEPPLWTFFTRSEHILRWGIAKRNEMRQRVPVLAADTPHLRVVHLRSQREIERFVGRLRTRTE
- the ettA gene encoding energy-dependent translational throttle protein EttA, with product MAEYIYQMVRARKAVGDKLILDDVTMSFLPGAKIGVVGPNGAGKSTILKIMAGLDQPSNGEAKLTPGFTVGILMQEPELDETKTVLENVQEGVGEIHGKLARFNEISALMAEPDADFDALLAEMGTLQEEIDAADAWDLDSQLEQAMAALQCPPSDELVTHLSGGEKRRVALCKLLLQKPDLLLLDEPTNHLDAESVQWLEQHLQQYHGAVLAVTHDRYFLDHVAQWIAEVDRGRLYPYEGNYSTYLEKKRARLEVQGKKDAKLAKRLTSELDWVRSNTKGRQAKSKARLARYEEMVTEAERTRKLDFEEIVIPVGPRLGSQVIDAEKLHKQFGERVIIGDLSFTLPRNGIVGVIGPNGVGKTTLFKTIVGLEPLDGGTLKIGDTVDISYVDQSRGGIDPNKNLWEVVSDGLDYIQVGKTEIPSRAYVSQFGFKGPDQQKRAGILSGGERNRLNLALTLKQGGNLLLLDEPTNDLDVETLGSLENALLEYPGCAVVITHDRWFLDRIATHILAWEGLNEDGTPNWYWFEGNFEAYEENKIERLGADAAKPGRATYRKLTRD
- the msrA gene encoding peptide-methionine (S)-S-oxide reductase MsrA, which translates into the protein MTTFVLAGGCFWCLDAVYRTLQGVQDVVSGYVGGRDPHPTYEQVCTGTTGHAEAVAVTFDESVLPAQVVLDVFFTLHDPRQLNRQGADVGTQYRSAMFPADDEQRALFEQAIARASDVWDGGIVTTLEPLGEFHRAEEHHQDFFAKNPGQGYCLAVALPKVNKVRKAYSRYILAS
- a CDS encoding single-stranded DNA-binding protein, whose protein sequence is MNDTITVCGIVATEPRHLVTETGIAITSLRLASPSRRWDRQTSTWGNGPTNWYTVTAFRSLAANVNRSLSKGDRVVVTGRLRIRNWERDGRGGTSVEIDAEGIGHDLAWGISNWMRLPRHVTEATAAPGTSPRVDHETGEVHDDTPDAAHPPVDAAPDDTHPDDHQGTDDTVAALLHPDADEPPEHPLGLDAA
- a CDS encoding thioesterase family protein, with product MARLHAPIRIRWSDIDAYGHVNNSAMLRLLEEARVLAFWAPDPDEVDESGSAPEPVIDGRPGSGTMTVIAAQRLEYLASTPYFRRPLDIQLWIGRIGGASLDISYEVWSPVGHEPAELYTRATTTLVLVDADTNRPRRLTDVERAACQQYVEPPVSFSRP